One window of the Sparus aurata chromosome 7, fSpaAur1.1, whole genome shotgun sequence genome contains the following:
- the LOC115584788 gene encoding carbohydrate sulfotransferase 11-like isoform X2 codes for MRMPRGGRLFLATCLGSLFVLVLYFQSITKPEAGLKTDSSPGKSRRSPLQTLYNGDQLELSAAQRSLQGRRELLEQTCLSHMRKRQVLSPEDLKHLIVDDKHSLIYCYVPKVACTNWKRVLMVLTSDGRYTDPLSIPANEAHVAGNLHTLNEFSVPEINHRLRSYLKFIFVREPFERLVSAYRNKFTRSYNTAFHKRYGTKIIRRHRANPEAEALEKGNDVSFHEFVQYLVDPRTQREEPLNEHWERVHSLCHPCLIHYDVVGKYETLEPDAQAVLRLAGVEGTLQFPTSGKSTRTDGNMAARYFKHISPFYQKKLFNLYRMDFLLFNYSTPEYLRTR; via the exons AAGCTGGTTTGAAGACAGACAGTTCACCAGGGAAAAGCAGGAGAAGTCCACTGCAGACTCTATACAATGGAGACCAG CTGGAGCTGTCGGCAGCTCAGAGGTCCCTCCAAGGCCGCAGGGAGCTGTTGGAGCAGACGTGTCTGAGCCACATGAGGAAGCGGCAGGTGCTTTCGCCGGAGGATCTCAAACACCTCATTGTGGATGATAAACACAGCCTTATTTACTGCTATGTGCCCAAG GTAGCCTGCACCAACTGGAAGCGCGTCCTCATGGTCCTCACCAGTGACGGTCGCTACACCGAccccctctccatccctgcAAACGAGGCCCACGTGGCAGGTAACCTCCACACACTGAACGAGTTCTCAGTCCCTGAGATCAACCATCGCCTCCGCAGCTACCTCAAGTTCATCTTCGTGCGGGAGCCCTTTGAGCGACTGGTGTCCGCCTACCGGAACAAGTTCACCCGCAGCTACAACACGGCTTTCCACAAACGCTACGGAACAAAGATCATCCGCCGGCACCGGGCCAACCCGGAGGCCGAAGCGCTGGAGAAAGGGAATGACGTTTCTTTCCATGAGTTCGTCCAGTACCTCGTGGACCCTCGGACCCAGCGGGAGGAGCCTTTGAATGAGCACTGGGAGCGGGTGCACTCCCTCTGCCACCCCTGTCTCATCCACTATGATGTAGTGGGGAAGTACGAGACTCTGGAGCCAGACGCTCAGGCTGTGCTCAGGTTGGCTGGAGTGGAGGGAACGCTTCAGTTTCCAACATCTGGTAAGAGCACCAGGACTGATGGCAACATGGCAGCACGCTACTTTAAGCACATCAGTCCCTTCTACCAGAAGAAACTCTTCAACCTGTATCGAATGGACTTCCTGCTCTTCAACTACTCCACACCAGAGTACCTCAGGACTCGATGA
- the LOC115584788 gene encoding carbohydrate sulfotransferase 11-like isoform X1 — MRMPRGGRLFLATCLGSLFVLVLYFQSITKPEAGLKTDSSPGKSRRSPLQTLYNGDQQLELSAAQRSLQGRRELLEQTCLSHMRKRQVLSPEDLKHLIVDDKHSLIYCYVPKVACTNWKRVLMVLTSDGRYTDPLSIPANEAHVAGNLHTLNEFSVPEINHRLRSYLKFIFVREPFERLVSAYRNKFTRSYNTAFHKRYGTKIIRRHRANPEAEALEKGNDVSFHEFVQYLVDPRTQREEPLNEHWERVHSLCHPCLIHYDVVGKYETLEPDAQAVLRLAGVEGTLQFPTSGKSTRTDGNMAARYFKHISPFYQKKLFNLYRMDFLLFNYSTPEYLRTR; from the exons AAGCTGGTTTGAAGACAGACAGTTCACCAGGGAAAAGCAGGAGAAGTCCACTGCAGACTCTATACAATGGAGACCAG CAGCTGGAGCTGTCGGCAGCTCAGAGGTCCCTCCAAGGCCGCAGGGAGCTGTTGGAGCAGACGTGTCTGAGCCACATGAGGAAGCGGCAGGTGCTTTCGCCGGAGGATCTCAAACACCTCATTGTGGATGATAAACACAGCCTTATTTACTGCTATGTGCCCAAG GTAGCCTGCACCAACTGGAAGCGCGTCCTCATGGTCCTCACCAGTGACGGTCGCTACACCGAccccctctccatccctgcAAACGAGGCCCACGTGGCAGGTAACCTCCACACACTGAACGAGTTCTCAGTCCCTGAGATCAACCATCGCCTCCGCAGCTACCTCAAGTTCATCTTCGTGCGGGAGCCCTTTGAGCGACTGGTGTCCGCCTACCGGAACAAGTTCACCCGCAGCTACAACACGGCTTTCCACAAACGCTACGGAACAAAGATCATCCGCCGGCACCGGGCCAACCCGGAGGCCGAAGCGCTGGAGAAAGGGAATGACGTTTCTTTCCATGAGTTCGTCCAGTACCTCGTGGACCCTCGGACCCAGCGGGAGGAGCCTTTGAATGAGCACTGGGAGCGGGTGCACTCCCTCTGCCACCCCTGTCTCATCCACTATGATGTAGTGGGGAAGTACGAGACTCTGGAGCCAGACGCTCAGGCTGTGCTCAGGTTGGCTGGAGTGGAGGGAACGCTTCAGTTTCCAACATCTGGTAAGAGCACCAGGACTGATGGCAACATGGCAGCACGCTACTTTAAGCACATCAGTCCCTTCTACCAGAAGAAACTCTTCAACCTGTATCGAATGGACTTCCTGCTCTTCAACTACTCCACACCAGAGTACCTCAGGACTCGATGA